The genomic region CTTTAACCGCACGACGTACAGGAGGTTCCATGGTCTTTGCTGCGAAGCTGTCCGAGGTCCCGGAGTTTGGCAAAAAGCTGGTCGAGGCAGGCGGGGTGCAGGTGCTCCTGGTGAAAACCAAGGGGACGGTGTACGCCTGCGAGAGTGAGTGCCCGCACCAGGGGGCGCCCCTGCAGGGGGCCTTCATCAAGGAGGCCGGGCGGCTCTCCTGCCCGAGGCACGGCTACCGTTTCGACCTCGCCACCGGCGCCTGCGCCGACCATCCGGAGTGCATCCTCAAGGTGTACCCCGTCGAGATTCGGGGTGACGAGATCTTCGTCGAGGTCGCTTGACCCTCAGCTCC from Citrifermentans bremense harbors:
- a CDS encoding Rieske (2Fe-2S) protein, whose product is MVFAAKLSEVPEFGKKLVEAGGVQVLLVKTKGTVYACESECPHQGAPLQGAFIKEAGRLSCPRHGYRFDLATGACADHPECILKVYPVEIRGDEIFVEVA